The sequence AAACCAGTACTTGCCATTTTCCAACTCAAAATACCTTACATTCATGTGAATAGTAGGTACAAACGGATTAAAGCCATGTATAACAATAGAAATACCTGTGGCAAAATAGCCAACAGCGGGGACGTTCATGCGTTTAGCCATATTTTCAGTAAGCTTGCCCCAGGTAGCTGAAAAATTTACACCACCTTTTTCTATTACATTGCCGTGCATAAGCACGCGCGTACGCCCTCCACCCCCACTGTGATGTGTCCATATATCTTCGTGAAACCTACCTTTTTCATCTGCTGCTTCCAAAGCGCTGCATATTGCTTCTTGCAACTGTTCAAAATACTGCTGAATTTCTGTTCTCATACATACAAATATACATTTTCTATGGAGATAAATTTTGCGTAGCGCAAAAAAATTATGCTTAAACTTTGCTTTTGTGCAAAAAACTAATTTTATAATTATATTTGCAAATATGTACCACTTGGCTGAGGTTATTCTGCCCACACATTTGCAAGATAGTTTTACATATCTTATTCCCGAAGAGTGGAAAGAACATGTAGCCGTAGGCAAAAGGGTACTTGCTCCATTTGGTAAAAACAGAACTTTAACAGGACTTATATACAAAACTCGCTATACTGACGAAGCCCCTAAGTTCGCCGTTAAACCTATCAAGGAAGTATTAGATGAAGAAATCTTAATTGATGAGAAACAAATCAAGCTTTTTGAATTTATTGCTCAATACTATTGCTGCACATTAGGAGAGGTATTTCAAGCAGCTCTACCTGCAAATTTTAAGCTTAAATCTAAGCTCATGGTACAAGTTCATCCCTTTTTTGATGGAGATGTAGCAGGATTAGATGAAAAAGACCTAAAACTTTTGAACTACATTATTGAGAACGCCCCCGTAGAATATGCAGAAATTCCTAAAAAGGTAGATATCAAAAACGTACAAGGAAGAATAAAGTATCTTCGTGAGCGAGAAATTATTATAGTTTATACCATTATTGAGGAGAATTACAAGGCTAAAACCGTTCCAATGGTAGAAGTAGCCCCGAATATTGACCTGAATAAACAAGGTTTAGCAATTTTTGACAGTCTTAAAAATGCACCTAAACAAAGCGATTTATTTATGGTTATTGTGCAGCATCAGCTGCGAAAAATTCCACTTACTCAAAAACAAGCTTTAGAACTTTCTAAATCTAACCTTGCTGCACTGAAAAGTTTGGTAGATAAAGGATTGGTAGTAATTAAAGAAGTTAGGCAAGATAGAAATTTGCAGCAATTAGGCAAAGTAGAACTACCTAACTTTAACTTGAAGCCTTCTCAAATTAACGCGCTCTACGAAATTGACACTGAATTTGCTAAGCCCAATAGCCGACCTATTTTGCTGCATGGCGTTACGGGAAGTGGAAAAACTCAAGTGTATATTGAAACTATCAAAAAGTTTATTGCTATGGGCAAGCAGGTTCTATTCCTTTTGCCCGAAATTGCTCTAACTAAGCAAATTATACAGCGGCTAATGGCAAACTTTGGGGAATCACAAGTAGGAGTGTACCACTCTCGATTTTCGGACAATGAACGCATAGAAATATGGAATAAAGTTAAACAAGGGCAATTTAAACTTGTTATTGCTGTACGTTCAGGTATATTTTTGCCTTTTCAAAATTTAGGTTTGATTATCGTAGATGAAGAGCATGAAAGTACCTTTAAGCAGCAAGAACCTAATCCTCGCTATCATGCTAGAGATGTAGCGCATATTTTAGCTCAATTGCACGGAGCGAAGTTAATTTTTGGTTCGGCTACACCTTCTATGGAGAGTTATTACAATGCTATTCAAGAGCGATATAAAAAAGTAGATATGAATGTGAGAATATCCGAACACGGTATGCCCGAAATTATACTCGTAGATATGAAAAAAGAACGTAAAGAGCGTAATCTTGAAAAATATACACCTGAACAGCAAAAAGTAGCTAATTTTTATTCGGATACTTTACTAAACGCAATAGAAGAGTGCCTTCAACAAAAGCAACAAGTTATTTTATTTCAGAACCGCAGGGGCTACGCTCCTGTAATGGAATGTATAGCTTGTGGATACGTTAATATGTGTCAGTATTGTGATATTTCCCTCACAGTACACAAAAATGAACGCAAACTCAAATGCCATTACTGTGGCTATCAAGAATTTATCCCTTTACATTGTCCAAATTGTGATAGTACAGACTGGCGACAAATAGGTATAGGCACGGAACGTATAGAACAAGATATTCAAATTCTATTTCCTGAAGCTCGTATTGCTCGTATGGACTTAGATACTACTCGTGGCAAAAACAATTACATTAAAATTATTACAGACTTTGAACAACAAAAAACAGACATTTTAATTGGTACGCAAATGGTATCCAAAGGTTTAGATTTTGAAACTGTGGGAGTAGTAGGCGTTATTGATGCAGATCAAATGCTTCGCTATCCAGATTTTAGGGCATCTGAACGAGCTTTTCAAATGCTTACCCAAGTTAGTGGTAGAGCAGGGCGTGGAAATCAAACAGGAAAAGTTATTCTGCAAACTCTCAATCCTAAGCATCCTGTGCTTACTATGCTTATTCAGCATCAAAATAAGGAATTTTATGAAGCAGAATTAGAAAACCGAAAGAAATCTTTTTATCCGCCTTTTTCGCGCTTGATATTTTTAGAGCTTAGGCACAAAGACAAAGAAAAATTGATTAAACATGCCCAATACTTAGCTCAAATGCTCAAACCTACTTTTGGAGATTATTTACTTGGACCTGAATTTGCACTTATCCCCCGCGTCAAAAATGAATATCACATGAACATTCTTATAAAAATTGACCGACACAAGTCTGCTTCGGCTGCTAAGCAGGTTATTTTAAGCAGCATTAGGACTTTTTATGAACAGGAAGAGCATAAAAAAACTCGAATTGTTATCAACGTAGACCCTGCTTAGGGTTCAAATTGCTTATCTACCTTTGAAAACAGGTTTTCTCTTTTCGTTAAAAGCTTGTACGCCTTCTTTGTAATCTTCGGTATTACCTGCTATTTCTTGGCAATATACCTCATATTCTAACATGGTTTCTAAGTCAGAATGGAAGGATTTATTGAGCATACGTTTAATAAGAGCAATTGCCTTAGTGGGCGCGGCAGCATATCTATCTGTGTAGTACTTAACTGCATTGTCTAACTCTGCCATAGGTACTACTTTGTTAATCATGCCCCATTCATAAGCCTGTTTTGCAGTAACTCTTTCGGCTAAAGTCGCTAATTCAAAAGCTCTAGCACTGCCTACTAAACGTGGTAAAAAGTAAGAGGAACCTGAATCCAAAACTAATCC is a genomic window of Bacteroidia bacterium containing:
- the priA gene encoding primosomal protein N' produces the protein MYHLAEVILPTHLQDSFTYLIPEEWKEHVAVGKRVLAPFGKNRTLTGLIYKTRYTDEAPKFAVKPIKEVLDEEILIDEKQIKLFEFIAQYYCCTLGEVFQAALPANFKLKSKLMVQVHPFFDGDVAGLDEKDLKLLNYIIENAPVEYAEIPKKVDIKNVQGRIKYLREREIIIVYTIIEENYKAKTVPMVEVAPNIDLNKQGLAIFDSLKNAPKQSDLFMVIVQHQLRKIPLTQKQALELSKSNLAALKSLVDKGLVVIKEVRQDRNLQQLGKVELPNFNLKPSQINALYEIDTEFAKPNSRPILLHGVTGSGKTQVYIETIKKFIAMGKQVLFLLPEIALTKQIIQRLMANFGESQVGVYHSRFSDNERIEIWNKVKQGQFKLVIAVRSGIFLPFQNLGLIIVDEEHESTFKQQEPNPRYHARDVAHILAQLHGAKLIFGSATPSMESYYNAIQERYKKVDMNVRISEHGMPEIILVDMKKERKERNLEKYTPEQQKVANFYSDTLLNAIEECLQQKQQVILFQNRRGYAPVMECIACGYVNMCQYCDISLTVHKNERKLKCHYCGYQEFIPLHCPNCDSTDWRQIGIGTERIEQDIQILFPEARIARMDLDTTRGKNNYIKIITDFEQQKTDILIGTQMVSKGLDFETVGVVGVIDADQMLRYPDFRASERAFQMLTQVSGRAGRGNQTGKVILQTLNPKHPVLTMLIQHQNKEFYEAELENRKKSFYPPFSRLIFLELRHKDKEKLIKHAQYLAQMLKPTFGDYLLGPEFALIPRVKNEYHMNILIKIDRHKSASAAKQVILSSIRTFYEQEEHKKTRIVINVDPA